In one window of Maribacter sp. BPC-D8 DNA:
- a CDS encoding polyprenol monophosphomannose synthase, translated as MSSSIVIIPTYNEIENVEAIIRAVFDLQKEFHVLIVDDNSPDKTGDCVRGLQEEFKGKLFLETRLEKSGLGTAYIHGFKWAIAKGYDYIFEMDADFSHTPSDLLRLLKACENGADLAVGSRYKKGVNVVNWPLHRVLLSYGASIYVKLITGMRVDDPTAGFVCYKRKVLEAIDLDSVRFVGYAFQIEMKFRAHLKHFKIEEVSIIFRDRVLGKSKMSSSIISEAIFGVFIMKMRSLFLKNKF; from the coding sequence ATGTCTAGTAGTATCGTAATCATACCTACGTATAACGAAATTGAGAATGTAGAGGCTATAATTCGTGCGGTATTTGATTTGCAGAAAGAATTTCATGTTCTCATAGTAGATGATAATTCTCCAGACAAAACAGGAGATTGTGTTCGCGGTCTTCAAGAAGAGTTTAAGGGGAAATTGTTTTTAGAGACTAGACTAGAGAAATCAGGTTTAGGTACTGCATACATTCACGGTTTTAAATGGGCGATAGCGAAGGGTTACGACTATATATTTGAAATGGATGCTGATTTTTCGCATACACCATCAGATTTGTTAAGATTGCTGAAAGCCTGTGAGAACGGTGCTGATTTGGCGGTGGGTTCTCGATATAAAAAAGGAGTAAATGTAGTCAATTGGCCACTACACAGAGTCTTGTTGTCATATGGTGCTTCAATATATGTAAAGCTGATTACCGGTATGCGTGTAGATGATCCTACCGCTGGTTTTGTATGTTATAAAAGAAAAGTGTTGGAAGCTATAGATTTAGATTCGGTTCGTTTTGTAGGTTATGCATTTCAAATTGAAATGAAGTTTAGGGCGCATTTAAAGCACTTTAAAATAGAAGAAGTTTCTATTATTTTTAGAGACCGGGTATTAGGAAAGTCAAAAATGAGTTCTTCGATTATTAGTGAGGCTATTTTTGGGGTGTTTATTATGAAAATGAGAAGTCTATTTTTGAAAAATAAGTTTTAG
- a CDS encoding dihydroorotase, whose translation MGKILLKNGIIVNEGVAQDSDILIVDDIIAKIGKDISDADAEVIDVTGKHILPGVIDDQVHFREPGLTHKGTIATESRAALAGGITTFMEQPNTTPQTTTIEKLEEKFATAANSAFANYSFLFGGTNDNLEELKKLDKNACSGIKLFLGSSTGNMLVDDEKVIESIFSNTEMVISAHCEDETTIRKNMVKYKAEYGDDIPIAMHPIIRSEEACYLSSSRAIALAKKTGARLHVFHLSTGKETDLFRNDIPLEQKKITAEVCIHHLWFSDADYAKKGTLIKWNPAVKTAKDRDMLWDALLDDRIDVIATDHAPHLLEEKDNVYTKAPSGGPLVQHALNAMLEKVREGKITLEKMVQKMCHNPAILFQIEKRGYIREGYYADLVVADLNSSWTVTKENIAYKCKWSPFEDTTFSSKIVHTFINGHLGYSNGQFSEKRNAKRLTFNRP comes from the coding sequence ATGGGTAAAATTTTATTGAAAAACGGAATAATAGTTAATGAGGGAGTAGCACAAGACAGTGATATTCTAATTGTTGATGATATTATCGCAAAAATCGGAAAAGACATATCTGATGCAGATGCCGAAGTTATAGACGTTACGGGTAAACATATATTACCTGGTGTAATAGATGATCAAGTTCATTTTAGAGAACCTGGTCTTACCCATAAAGGCACCATAGCAACTGAGAGTAGAGCAGCACTTGCGGGTGGTATTACCACTTTCATGGAGCAGCCCAACACAACGCCGCAAACGACCACAATAGAAAAGTTAGAAGAAAAGTTTGCAACCGCAGCCAATTCTGCATTTGCCAATTATTCTTTTCTATTCGGTGGTACCAATGATAATCTTGAAGAATTAAAGAAACTTGATAAAAATGCCTGTTCAGGTATTAAATTATTTTTAGGATCATCGACAGGTAATATGTTGGTAGATGATGAAAAAGTAATTGAAAGTATATTCAGTAATACCGAAATGGTGATCTCTGCACATTGCGAAGATGAAACGACCATTCGTAAAAACATGGTGAAGTATAAGGCAGAGTACGGCGATGATATTCCTATTGCCATGCATCCTATTATTAGAAGCGAAGAAGCTTGTTATCTTTCTTCATCAAGGGCAATTGCGTTGGCTAAGAAAACAGGTGCGAGGTTGCACGTTTTTCATTTATCCACCGGAAAAGAAACCGATTTATTCCGCAATGATATTCCGTTAGAGCAAAAGAAAATTACTGCAGAAGTATGTATACATCACTTGTGGTTTTCTGATGCCGATTATGCAAAAAAAGGAACGTTGATCAAATGGAACCCTGCGGTGAAAACAGCCAAGGATAGAGATATGTTATGGGATGCGCTGTTAGATGACCGAATAGATGTCATCGCAACCGATCATGCGCCTCATTTATTAGAAGAAAAAGACAATGTGTATACCAAAGCACCTTCTGGCGGCCCATTAGTGCAACATGCATTAAATGCTATGTTAGAGAAGGTAAGAGAGGGGAAGATCACACTAGAGAAAATGGTACAGAAAATGTGTCATAACCCAGCGATTTTATTTCAAATAGAAAAGCGTGGGTATATACGTGAAGGCTATTATGCCGATTTGGTAGTAGCAGATTTAAATAGTTCTTGGACGGTTACAAAAGAAAATATCGCTTATAAATGTAAATGGTCTCCTTTTGAGGATACTACATTCTCATCTAAGATTGTACATACGTTCATTAACGGACATTTAGGGTATAGTAACGGACAGTTTTCTGAGAAACGAAATGCAAAAAGGCTAACATTCAATAGACCATGA
- a CDS encoding DUF4296 domain-containing protein — translation MKHLFFLVVAMLMLSSCAEELVEKPDNLIPEDKMVAVIKEMAIVNAAKATNLSKLRENGVEPTSFIFKKFEIDSAQFVDSDRYYASKPLRYENMYKKVESDLEDQRLKLETEKRIRDSLSVVEKSKKNIDIKVKDSVSSKSVQK, via the coding sequence ATGAAGCACTTATTCTTTTTAGTGGTAGCGATGTTAATGCTTTCTTCGTGTGCAGAAGAATTAGTAGAAAAGCCAGATAATTTAATACCAGAAGATAAGATGGTGGCGGTTATTAAAGAGATGGCTATTGTCAATGCTGCAAAAGCGACGAACCTTTCTAAACTACGCGAAAATGGTGTAGAGCCAACATCTTTCATATTTAAGAAGTTTGAAATCGATAGTGCCCAATTTGTAGATAGTGACAGGTACTATGCGTCAAAACCTTTACGATACGAAAATATGTATAAGAAGGTGGAGTCTGATCTAGAAGATCAACGTTTAAAATTAGAAACTGAGAAAAGAATTAGAGATAGTTTAAGTGTTGTTGAGAAGTCTAAAAAGAACATCGATATTAAAGTGAAAGACTCGGTATCGTCTAAGAGTGTTCAGAAATAA
- a CDS encoding NAD-dependent epimerase/dehydratase family protein, with translation MVLVTGGTGLVGSHLLLKLTMNNTAVQALYRTEDKLTQVKKIFSYYADDSASLFAKIDWVQADILDIPSLENAFESITYVYHCAAYISFDPSDFKKLERINREGTANIVNICIANGIKKLCHVSTIGTIGRTITNEHADEETEWTRQNANPYAITKHLAEMEVWRGAQENLEVVIVNPGVILGPGFWNSGSGSFFKTASKGYNYYPPGGSGFVTVNDVTNIMIALMNSDIYNERFILVAENLTYQEILKKIALSMDKKPPSTSLKFWQLNIGKFADRLRNLITGSPRTITKSTIYGLKNPTTFNNKKIKKKLNMEFENLDEQVKFSSKLFISEHS, from the coding sequence CTGTTCAGGCTTTGTATAGAACTGAAGATAAGCTTACTCAGGTAAAAAAAATCTTCTCTTACTACGCTGACGATTCTGCTTCTTTATTCGCTAAAATCGATTGGGTACAGGCTGATATTTTAGATATACCTTCTTTAGAAAATGCTTTTGAAAGCATTACCTATGTTTACCACTGTGCCGCTTATATTTCTTTTGACCCGTCAGATTTCAAAAAATTGGAACGTATAAATAGAGAAGGCACCGCTAATATTGTAAATATCTGTATTGCGAACGGTATCAAAAAACTATGCCATGTAAGTACCATTGGCACTATCGGAAGAACGATTACCAATGAACACGCTGACGAAGAAACGGAGTGGACACGACAGAATGCTAATCCATATGCGATAACAAAGCACCTAGCCGAAATGGAAGTTTGGCGTGGTGCTCAAGAAAATCTTGAAGTCGTAATTGTAAACCCGGGAGTGATTCTTGGTCCAGGATTTTGGAATAGCGGTAGTGGTTCTTTCTTCAAAACCGCTTCTAAAGGATATAATTATTACCCACCAGGCGGATCAGGGTTTGTAACTGTAAACGATGTTACTAATATTATGATCGCACTTATGAATTCTGATATTTATAATGAACGTTTTATACTGGTAGCAGAAAACTTGACCTATCAAGAGATATTGAAAAAAATTGCTTTATCGATGGATAAAAAGCCACCTTCTACATCTTTAAAATTTTGGCAGTTAAATATCGGGAAGTTTGCAGATAGACTTAGAAACCTAATAACCGGAAGCCCAAGAACGATAACAAAAAGTACTATCTACGGACTAAAAAACCCTACTACATTCAATAACAAGAAAATAAAGAAGAAGTTGAATATGGAATTTGAGAACTTAGACGAACAAGTGAAATTTTCTTCGAAGCTATTTATTTCTGAACACTCTTAG